A stretch of the Thermus thermophilus genome encodes the following:
- the hpf gene encoding ribosome hibernation-promoting factor, HPF/YfiA family, giving the protein MNIYKLIGRNLEITDAIRDYVEKKLARLDRYQDGELMAKVVLSLAGSPHVERKARAEIQVDLPGGLVRVEEEDADLYAAIDRAVDRLETQVKRFRERRYVGKRHSYQGPPPPEVRDLEALRKPEEEEGPRIVRVKRFEMKPMDPEEAAFQMEALGHSFFVFRNAKTDEINVIYRRKDGNYGLIEPA; this is encoded by the coding sequence ATGAACATCTACAAGCTCATCGGGCGCAACCTGGAGATCACGGACGCCATCCGGGACTACGTGGAGAAGAAGCTTGCCCGCCTGGACCGCTACCAGGACGGGGAGCTCATGGCCAAGGTGGTCCTTTCCTTGGCGGGAAGCCCCCACGTGGAGAGGAAGGCCCGGGCGGAGATCCAGGTGGACCTTCCGGGCGGCCTCGTGCGCGTGGAGGAGGAGGACGCCGACCTCTACGCCGCCATAGACCGGGCGGTGGACCGCCTGGAGACCCAGGTGAAGCGCTTCCGGGAGCGGCGCTACGTGGGCAAGCGCCACTCCTACCAGGGGCCCCCGCCCCCGGAGGTGCGGGACCTCGAGGCCCTGCGCAAGCCCGAGGAGGAGGAAGGCCCCAGGATCGTCCGCGTCAAGCGCTTTGAGATGAAGCCCATGGACCCGGAGGAGGCCGCCTTCCAGATGGAGGCGTTGGGCCACAGCTTCTTCGTCTTCCGCAACGCCAAGACCGACGAGATCAACGTCATCTACCGGAGGAAGGACGGCAACTACGGCCTCATAGAGCCCGCCTGA
- a CDS encoding DUF4258 domain-containing protein: protein MPRLRRLEDLLPHIREGRYRLGPHAVKHMLQEGFREQDILSALLWGRELAIYPEDERMLVLGYMVFPPRLRLPLHVVLEYSTPRHVDIVTAFIPREPYRVYSRARLAALLRFDGALEEVRWTGPKHLYPPWD, encoded by the coding sequence ATGCCCAGGCTCCGCCGCTTGGAGGACCTTCTGCCCCACATCCGGGAGGGGCGCTACCGCCTGGGCCCCCACGCCGTCAAGCACATGCTCCAGGAGGGCTTCCGGGAGCAGGACATCCTCTCCGCCCTCCTCTGGGGGCGGGAGCTCGCCATCTACCCCGAGGACGAACGGATGCTCGTTCTGGGGTACATGGTCTTTCCTCCCCGGTTGCGGCTGCCCCTGCACGTGGTCCTGGAGTACAGCACCCCGCGGCACGTGGACATTGTCACGGCCTTCATTCCTCGGGAGCCCTACCGGGTCTACTCCCGGGCCCGGCTCGCCGCCCTCCTGCGCTTTGACGGGGCCCTGGAGGAGGTGCGCTGGACCGGGCCCAAGCACCTCTACCCGCCCTGGGACTAA
- a CDS encoding zinc uptake transcriptional regulator translates to MERSTRQRRAIRRVLLETRRPLSPREILELARRQVPSLGLATVYRNLRALVEEGAVVPVALPGEPLRYEAAGAGHHHHFLCRGCGRAFELPGCRLEAHLDLPPGFAAEDHEVVVYGRCPDCA, encoded by the coding sequence ATGGAGCGGTCCACCCGCCAGCGCCGCGCCATCCGCAGGGTCCTCCTGGAGACCCGGCGCCCCCTCTCCCCCCGGGAGATCCTGGAGCTCGCCCGCAGGCAGGTCCCCTCCCTGGGCCTGGCCACGGTCTACCGCAACCTGCGGGCCCTGGTGGAGGAGGGCGCCGTGGTGCCCGTGGCCCTGCCGGGGGAGCCCCTGCGGTACGAGGCGGCGGGCGCCGGGCACCACCACCACTTCCTCTGCCGGGGGTGCGGCCGGGCCTTTGAGCTCCCCGGCTGCCGCCTCGAGGCCCATCTGGACCTTCCCCCCGGGTTTGCGGCCGAGGACCACGAGGTGGTGGTCTACGGGCGCTGCCCCGACTGCGCCTGA
- a CDS encoding YibE/F family protein encodes MRLLVFLFLLGLPALAQEGRYALGRILALDPGAGLAQVRVEGRTLEALLPVGGKGFRAGDRVVVYLEGERAYVTEPDRMPWLAALTLLFALGAVGLGRGKGLRGLLGTLFGLLLLVYVVVPRIAAGGDPLLHAFLGSLGVLVLSVYFVHGLGRKTTAALGATLAAVLLVLLLGRFFARAMGFTGLASEEALLLHQWGGVDLLGLYLAGLAVGALGALADVTVTQASVVQALAHADPQASPWRLYRRAMEVGYDHLGSLVNTLVLAYAAGSLPLFLLLTRDPTPLRFLLNTEPFAAELVGMLLGSLGLVLAVPLSTLFAAFLLAGGKGEGGDHAHPH; translated from the coding sequence GTGCGGCTTCTCGTGTTCCTTTTCCTTTTGGGCTTGCCCGCCTTGGCCCAGGAAGGCCGCTACGCCTTGGGCAGGATCCTTGCCCTGGACCCGGGGGCGGGCCTCGCGCAGGTGAGGGTGGAGGGCAGGACCCTGGAGGCCCTCCTGCCGGTGGGTGGGAAGGGTTTTCGGGCGGGGGACCGGGTGGTGGTCTACCTGGAGGGGGAGCGGGCCTACGTCACCGAGCCCGACCGGATGCCCTGGCTCGCCGCCTTGACCCTCCTCTTCGCCCTGGGGGCGGTGGGGCTCGGCCGGGGCAAGGGGCTTAGGGGGCTTTTGGGGACCCTCTTTGGCTTGCTCCTCCTGGTCTACGTCGTCGTCCCCCGGATCGCCGCCGGGGGGGATCCCTTGCTCCACGCCTTCCTCGGAAGCCTCGGGGTCCTCGTCCTCAGCGTCTACTTCGTCCACGGCCTCGGCCGCAAGACCACCGCCGCCTTGGGGGCCACCCTGGCCGCGGTCCTCCTCGTCCTCCTCTTGGGGCGGTTCTTCGCCCGGGCCATGGGCTTCACGGGGCTCGCCTCCGAGGAGGCCCTCCTCCTCCACCAGTGGGGGGGCGTGGACCTTTTGGGGCTCTACTTGGCGGGGCTCGCCGTGGGGGCCCTCGGGGCCTTGGCCGACGTGACCGTGACCCAGGCCAGCGTGGTCCAGGCCCTGGCCCACGCCGACCCCCAGGCCTCCCCCTGGCGCCTTTACCGGCGGGCCATGGAGGTGGGGTACGACCACCTGGGGAGCCTGGTGAACACCCTGGTCCTGGCCTACGCCGCGGGAAGCCTTCCCCTCTTCCTCCTCCTCACCCGGGACCCCACGCCCCTGCGCTTCCTCTTAAACACCGAGCCCTTCGCCGCCGAGCTTGTGGGCATGCTCCTCGGGTCCTTGGGGCTCGTGCTCGCAGTCCCCCTCTCCACCCTCTTCGCCGCCTTCCTGCTCGCCGGAGGGAAGGGGGAGGGCGGGGATCACGCCCACCCCCACTAG
- a CDS encoding metallophosphoesterase family protein: protein MRLLHTADWHLGKLLKGVDRTPEIAAALRDLLGLVRSERVDLVVVSGDLFDRPQVSAEAEACAVEFFMELKALGVPALVIAGNHDPKERLEALAPLLGLAGARVRGRLLFAEEGGVVEVGGVRAGLLPFVSERLLVRRLFQEDEVLHRTYAEAMRRVLDNLKSPLLLGHFAVEGARPGGGEFVFHLVGSYAVPRASLPLEVRYLALGHVHRQQQVSEAPVAWYPGSLVQLDFGEGEGAERGALLVEFPPSGPPWVHPIPGRWGKPLRTYRLRPEELDGRLGELERFPGYLRLVVEGRLSPQVKENLFRALPHLLAVEGAPLQAEEGRREEVRDLGFVEGYARYLEERGRKEEALLERFAEVMAEVEGEALTA, encoded by the coding sequence ATGCGCCTTCTCCACACCGCCGACTGGCACCTGGGCAAGCTCCTCAAGGGGGTGGACCGGACCCCGGAGATCGCCGCCGCCCTCCGGGACCTTCTGGGCCTGGTCCGGTCCGAGCGGGTGGACCTGGTGGTGGTCTCCGGGGACCTGTTTGACCGGCCCCAGGTTTCGGCGGAGGCCGAGGCCTGCGCGGTGGAGTTCTTCATGGAGCTTAAGGCCCTCGGGGTCCCGGCCCTGGTCATCGCCGGCAACCACGACCCCAAAGAGCGCCTCGAGGCCCTCGCCCCCCTTCTCGGGCTTGCCGGGGCCCGGGTCCGGGGCCGCCTCCTCTTCGCCGAGGAGGGAGGGGTGGTGGAGGTGGGCGGGGTGCGGGCGGGGCTTCTGCCCTTCGTTTCCGAGCGCCTCCTCGTCCGGCGCCTCTTCCAGGAGGACGAGGTCCTGCACCGCACCTACGCCGAGGCCATGCGCCGGGTGCTGGACAACCTCAAAAGCCCCCTTCTCCTGGGTCACTTCGCCGTGGAGGGGGCGAGGCCCGGGGGAGGGGAGTTCGTCTTCCACCTGGTGGGAAGCTACGCCGTCCCCCGGGCGAGCCTGCCTTTGGAGGTCCGCTACCTCGCCCTGGGGCACGTCCACCGGCAGCAGCAGGTGAGCGAGGCCCCTGTGGCCTGGTACCCGGGAAGCCTGGTGCAGCTGGACTTCGGCGAGGGGGAGGGGGCGGAGCGGGGGGCGCTCCTCGTGGAGTTTCCCCCCTCGGGGCCGCCTTGGGTCCACCCCATCCCGGGGCGGTGGGGGAAGCCCCTCAGGACCTACCGCCTGCGGCCCGAGGAGCTGGACGGGAGGCTGGGCGAGCTGGAGCGCTTTCCCGGCTACCTGCGCCTGGTGGTGGAGGGGAGGCTTTCCCCCCAGGTCAAGGAGAACCTCTTCCGGGCCCTCCCCCACCTCCTCGCCGTGGAGGGCGCTCCGCTCCAGGCCGAGGAGGGGAGGCGGGAGGAGGTGCGGGACCTCGGCTTCGTGGAGGGCTACGCCCGCTACCTGGAGGAGCGGGGAAGGAAGGAGGAGGCCCTGCTGGAGCGCTTCGCCGAGGTGATGGCGGAGGTGGAGGGTGAGGCCCTTACGGCTTGA
- a CDS encoding AAA family ATPase, with protein MRPLRLELEGFGPYRERQAVDFSDVELFAITGPTGSGKSTLLDAIAFALYGQVPRVGRQVGTLKHPAAAKAWVSLTFRVGERVYRVERSRSEKRGDARVYLLEGGERLLDLPTLEAVNRALADLVGLDYEAFTRALLLPQGEFDRFLKGEPKERRQLLLELFELSRLERARQKAAERRSLLLEEKGRLEGELNGLSAATPEALEELERALAASRAEADRLEEEARGVRKALAEAEALLEDLRRRRALAARLEALKARAEEMARVEERLSRAEEAERVLPLWRAYREKRAALQATEKALEEAERRLRALEARREALGFSPEALERAQAAYAEAQDLKALEALLARAPAGEAPASGPDPATAQARLEEVLKALEALGAELLRLRAWAEAWEALKAKEAALAEVGQTLACLEAEGKEAREARDALALRLKEAEAHALSQALKALEAERKALERAQEDLDRRREALLREERRLGLLAYHDLLEPGKPCPLCGGVVHALPPLPEVPDLAGARRALEEEAQALARRLARLEAEAGDLAARLRALEVEPRPGDPEALKGALEAAEARLQDLRDRYQALRGEARALEREVAALRAREAEARGEASREDLASRREAAEARRLALEEEAGRLAAGLRRHLEAKTGGLGVGPYLRRLKEEVDRLKGLAAEDARLGEEAGALRAELSALRARKEEQAKALAEAEAATRGLMPEAEAQGLALSPGEREALRAELEAFRKDLAEAEAAWRSLPPLSGPAPTLEEAQGRVEALRKALAELEGRLEEKRKEEGALEDRVERLREDLARRREVEGALARLVAELSLWEKLALDLQAHNFPAYLLGLKQRSLVERASELLYTLSGGRYRLAAQGDEYLVVDLWTEAAARQVRTLSGGESFLASLALALALSEELSRGKLEALFLDEGFGTLDPEALELVAGILESLPTRGRLVGVVTHVEALAERFPARLRVRKHPWGSRVEWA; from the coding sequence GTGAGGCCCTTACGGCTTGAGCTGGAGGGGTTTGGCCCCTACCGGGAGCGCCAGGCGGTGGACTTTTCCGACGTGGAGCTCTTCGCCATCACCGGCCCCACGGGGAGCGGGAAGAGCACCCTTTTGGACGCCATCGCCTTTGCCCTCTACGGCCAGGTGCCCCGGGTGGGGCGCCAGGTGGGCACCCTCAAGCACCCCGCCGCGGCCAAAGCCTGGGTGAGCCTCACCTTCCGGGTAGGGGAGCGGGTCTACCGGGTGGAGCGGTCCCGGAGCGAGAAGCGGGGGGACGCCCGGGTCTACCTGCTGGAGGGGGGGGAGCGGCTTCTGGACCTGCCCACCCTGGAGGCGGTCAACCGGGCCTTGGCCGACCTCGTGGGCCTAGACTACGAGGCCTTCACCCGGGCCCTCCTCCTCCCCCAGGGGGAGTTTGACCGCTTCCTCAAAGGGGAGCCGAAGGAAAGGCGCCAGCTCCTTCTGGAGCTCTTTGAGCTCTCCCGCCTGGAGCGGGCCAGGCAGAAGGCGGCGGAAAGGCGGAGCCTCCTCCTGGAGGAGAAGGGGAGGCTCGAGGGGGAGCTCAACGGGCTTTCCGCGGCGACCCCGGAGGCGCTTGAGGAACTGGAGCGGGCCCTCGCCGCCTCCCGCGCGGAGGCCGACCGCCTGGAGGAGGAGGCCAGGGGTGTGAGGAAGGCCCTGGCCGAGGCGGAGGCCCTGCTTGAGGACCTGAGGCGGCGCCGGGCTTTGGCGGCCCGCCTCGAGGCCTTGAAGGCCCGGGCGGAGGAGATGGCCCGGGTGGAGGAGCGGCTTTCCCGGGCGGAGGAGGCGGAGCGGGTCCTGCCCCTTTGGCGGGCCTACCGGGAGAAGCGGGCCGCCCTTCAGGCCACGGAAAAGGCCCTGGAGGAGGCCGAAAGGAGGCTTCGGGCCCTGGAGGCGAGGCGCGAGGCCCTCGGCTTCTCTCCGGAGGCCCTGGAGCGGGCCCAGGCGGCCTACGCCGAGGCCCAGGACCTGAAGGCCCTCGAGGCCCTCCTCGCCCGGGCCCCCGCGGGAGAGGCCCCCGCCTCGGGGCCCGACCCCGCCACGGCCCAGGCGCGCCTGGAGGAGGTCCTGAAGGCCCTGGAGGCCCTCGGGGCGGAGCTTTTGCGCCTGAGGGCCTGGGCGGAGGCCTGGGAGGCCTTGAAGGCCAAGGAGGCCGCTTTGGCGGAGGTGGGGCAGACCCTTGCCTGCCTGGAGGCGGAGGGAAAGGAGGCGCGGGAGGCCCGGGACGCCCTCGCCCTGAGGCTCAAGGAGGCGGAGGCCCACGCCCTCTCCCAGGCCCTGAAGGCCCTGGAGGCCGAGCGGAAGGCCCTGGAGAGGGCCCAGGAGGACCTGGACCGGAGGCGGGAGGCCCTCCTTCGGGAGGAGCGGAGGCTCGGCCTCCTCGCCTACCACGACCTCCTGGAGCCGGGCAAGCCCTGCCCCCTCTGCGGGGGCGTGGTCCACGCCCTCCCCCCCTTGCCCGAGGTCCCCGACCTCGCCGGGGCGCGGCGGGCCCTGGAGGAGGAGGCCCAGGCCCTCGCCCGGCGCCTCGCCCGCCTGGAGGCGGAGGCCGGGGACCTCGCCGCCCGCCTCCGGGCCCTCGAGGTGGAGCCCCGGCCCGGGGATCCCGAGGCGCTCAAAGGGGCCTTGGAGGCGGCCGAGGCCCGGCTTCAGGACCTCCGGGACCGGTACCAGGCCCTCCGGGGGGAGGCCCGGGCCTTGGAGCGGGAGGTGGCGGCCTTGCGGGCGCGGGAGGCCGAGGCCCGGGGCGAGGCCAGCCGGGAGGACCTGGCCTCGAGGCGGGAGGCGGCCGAGGCCCGGCGCCTGGCCCTGGAGGAGGAGGCGGGGAGGCTCGCCGCTGGGCTTCGCCGCCACCTGGAGGCCAAGACGGGGGGCCTGGGGGTGGGGCCTTACCTGAGGCGCCTGAAGGAGGAGGTGGACCGGCTCAAGGGGCTTGCCGCCGAGGACGCCCGCCTTGGGGAGGAGGCGGGGGCCCTTAGGGCGGAGCTTTCCGCCTTGAGGGCCCGCAAGGAGGAGCAGGCCAAGGCCCTGGCCGAGGCGGAGGCGGCCACCCGGGGCCTCATGCCCGAGGCGGAGGCCCAAGGCCTCGCCCTCTCCCCGGGGGAGCGGGAGGCGCTTCGGGCGGAGCTCGAGGCCTTCCGCAAAGACCTCGCGGAGGCGGAGGCCGCCTGGAGAAGCCTCCCCCCCCTTTCTGGGCCCGCCCCCACCCTGGAGGAGGCGCAGGGGCGGGTGGAGGCCCTGAGGAAGGCGCTCGCGGAGCTGGAAGGCCGCCTGGAGGAGAAGCGCAAGGAGGAAGGGGCCCTGGAAGACCGGGTGGAAAGGCTCCGGGAGGACCTCGCCCGCCGCCGGGAAGTGGAGGGGGCGCTCGCCCGCCTCGTGGCCGAGCTTTCCCTCTGGGAGAAGCTCGCCCTGGACCTCCAGGCCCACAACTTCCCCGCCTACCTCCTCGGCCTCAAGCAGCGGAGCCTGGTGGAGCGGGCGAGCGAGCTTCTCTACACCCTCTCCGGGGGGCGGTACCGCCTCGCGGCCCAAGGGGACGAGTACCTGGTGGTGGACCTCTGGACCGAGGCCGCCGCCCGCCAGGTCCGGACCCTCTCGGGCGGGGAGAGCTTCCTCGCGAGCCTCGCCCTGGCCCTCGCCCTCTCGGAGGAGCTTTCCCGGGGCAAGCTGGAGGCCCTCTTCCTGGACGAGGGCTTCGGCACCCTGGACCCCGAGGCCCTGGAGCTGGTGGCGGGCATCCTGGAAAGCCTCCCCACCCGGGGGCGGCTCGTGGGCGTGGTGACCCACGTGGAGGCTTTGGCCGAGCGCTTCCCCGCCCGGCTTAGGGTCCGGAAGCACCCTTGGGGAAGCCGGGTGGAGTGGGCGTAG
- the murJ gene encoding murein biosynthesis integral membrane protein MurJ, which produces MLRAILLVMGGTLASRVLGLVRQAVFNAFYPDALKDAFNVAYRVPNLLRELLAEGAVQNALIPLLKALPPEEAKAFARRFAAFLLGVNLLVLGLGYLLAPWVAGLLVAEGSHLKAPEAFQEVVYLTRLLLPFLLGISMAALFSALLQAEERFLPYALGPVAFNLVAIGLMALFPGDPTALGLSVSLGGLVQALVQLPFLRGFRLEWRWHRAFLPALLRMGPFAFTTSLRQFLNLVLTHILTRYPPAAVTGFYNAEVVFQMVLGLFATSPAIALFPRMSALKGEALGRFLRGPLERLALVLALLGGLLTGLAPFVVVLLFGLFGPLTPENRAYSAEVLAALGLAVLPWGVNTLFLRGLYALGKVREAVTASALVFLLNTLGYWLLRDAGLFLLNLSTALAGWVGLFLYLRLLAGEGVELGFLPGFLARAFLAGLSAAVPGLVLGDLFVPTTPLKALGPLALGGALGLLLFAASGWVLRLPFRALLARGPADGSKGV; this is translated from the coding sequence ATGCTTAGGGCGATCCTCCTGGTCATGGGGGGGACCCTGGCCTCGAGGGTCCTGGGCCTGGTCCGCCAGGCGGTCTTCAACGCCTTCTACCCCGACGCCCTCAAGGACGCCTTCAACGTGGCCTACCGGGTCCCGAACCTCCTCAGGGAGCTCCTGGCGGAAGGGGCGGTGCAGAACGCCCTCATCCCCCTGCTGAAGGCCCTCCCCCCGGAGGAGGCCAAGGCCTTCGCCCGGCGCTTCGCCGCCTTCCTTCTTGGGGTGAACCTCCTCGTCCTGGGCCTGGGCTACCTGCTCGCCCCTTGGGTGGCGGGGCTTCTGGTGGCGGAGGGAAGCCACCTGAAGGCCCCTGAGGCCTTCCAGGAGGTGGTCTACCTCACGCGGCTTCTCCTTCCCTTCCTCCTGGGTATTTCCATGGCCGCCCTCTTCTCCGCCCTCCTCCAGGCGGAGGAGCGCTTCTTGCCCTACGCCTTGGGGCCCGTCGCCTTCAACCTGGTGGCCATCGGCCTCATGGCCCTCTTCCCCGGGGACCCCACGGCGTTGGGCCTCTCCGTGAGCCTGGGGGGGCTTGTCCAGGCTTTGGTGCAGCTCCCCTTCCTCCGGGGCTTCCGCCTGGAGTGGCGCTGGCACCGGGCCTTCCTCCCGGCCCTCCTCCGCATGGGGCCCTTCGCCTTCACCACCTCCCTCCGGCAGTTTTTGAACCTGGTCCTCACCCACATCCTCACCCGGTACCCTCCCGCCGCCGTAACCGGGTTTTACAACGCCGAGGTGGTCTTCCAGATGGTCCTGGGCCTCTTCGCCACGAGCCCGGCCATCGCCCTCTTTCCCCGCATGAGCGCCCTGAAGGGGGAGGCCTTGGGGCGCTTTCTCCGGGGTCCCTTGGAGCGCCTGGCCCTGGTCCTGGCCCTGCTCGGCGGCCTCCTCACGGGCCTCGCCCCCTTTGTGGTGGTCCTCCTCTTCGGCCTCTTCGGCCCCCTCACCCCGGAGAACCGGGCCTACAGCGCCGAGGTGCTCGCCGCCTTGGGGCTCGCCGTCCTCCCCTGGGGGGTGAACACCCTCTTCCTCCGGGGGCTTTACGCCCTGGGGAAGGTGCGGGAGGCGGTCACGGCCAGCGCCCTGGTCTTTCTCCTGAACACCTTGGGCTACTGGCTTTTGCGGGACGCCGGGCTTTTCCTCCTCAACCTCTCCACGGCCCTGGCGGGCTGGGTGGGGCTTTTCCTCTACCTCCGGCTTTTGGCGGGGGAGGGGGTGGAGCTCGGCTTTCTGCCCGGGTTCTTGGCCCGGGCCTTCCTGGCAGGCCTTTCCGCCGCGGTCCCCGGCCTGGTCCTGGGGGACCTTTTCGTGCCCACCACGCCCCTTAAGGCCCTGGGGCCCCTCGCGCTAGGAGGGGCCCTGGGCCTCCTCCTCTTCGCCGCCTCGGGGTGGGTCTTGCGCCTTCCCTTTAGGGCCCTCCTCGCCAGAGGTCCCGCAGACGGAAGTAAAGGGGTTTGA
- a CDS encoding tetratricopeptide repeat protein, producing MRLLAALLAWSLALASPLEEARAHYRAGRMPEVLQTLKPLLRVYAPPEEALLLAGFAQYRLGQLEEALFTFSRLVGLLQGGSEALYGFGLTLRAMGDLEGARSALEEAARRGYGEAEGLLKTLPPPPPPAPKARKAPPPFRAEAGRFFVGEKPLQVRGVNLGVALPGRFPAEFPEGEALYRAWLELLSAMGANAVRTYTLLPPAFYRALFHHNRLHQDRPLYLFQGVWTELPEEVGYGDWEGPFMEAFLLEGREVIDALHGNLRRPPRPGHAHGDYTADVSPWTLGLLVGREFEPYSVAAYNGRHPGRVYRGRFLEALPGASPFEAYLAEVLDRLAQYEWEAYGTLRPMGFVNWPTLDPLRWESEATFQEEYELRRARGEAVEPPRAGPLHEEDAVSLDPTHLRPVPGSPLSLFAAYHVYPYYPDFLVNEPELAPGRYRNYLARLKAHHHPMPLLIAEFGLPSSRGTAHLHPEGLHHGGHGEEEQAEGVLKLWREIAALDLAGGMVFALLDEWFKKNWLVAPFEVPAERDPLWHNLLDAEENYGLLAATAKDAFRLDGRAEEWEGVPFLLREEGRFLKAHADPEHLWLLYRGPLPLKLYLDTVPGGVPVAEGFGAEFSLEIGREGGRLLVEKGYYPYVERSHGLPGTEYLLFRGFTKPGEGPFAPFVLEPNRRRTGRDGTDYPRQTYELGALKRGEDPEGARDPTADYALGPEGLLEVRLPWGMLLVTDPSRPTAWYAPEPIPIAGISLLLEGTKPLRFAWTPWEAPAFALRLKPLYFRLRDLWRGGP from the coding sequence GTGCGCCTCCTGGCAGCCCTTTTGGCCTGGAGCCTGGCCCTGGCCTCGCCCTTGGAGGAGGCCAGGGCCCATTACCGGGCGGGCCGGATGCCAGAGGTGCTCCAGACCCTAAAACCCCTCCTCCGGGTCTACGCGCCCCCCGAGGAGGCCCTCCTCCTCGCAGGGTTCGCCCAGTACCGCCTGGGCCAGCTGGAGGAGGCCCTTTTCACCTTCAGCCGCCTGGTGGGGCTCCTGCAGGGGGGCAGCGAGGCCCTCTACGGCTTCGGCCTCACCCTGCGGGCCATGGGGGACCTGGAAGGGGCGAGGAGCGCCCTGGAGGAGGCGGCCCGCCGGGGCTACGGGGAGGCGGAAGGCCTTCTGAAGACCCTCCCGCCCCCTCCTCCGCCCGCCCCCAAGGCCCGCAAGGCCCCGCCCCCTTTCCGGGCGGAGGCCGGGCGCTTCTTTGTGGGGGAGAAGCCCCTCCAGGTGCGGGGGGTGAACCTGGGGGTGGCCCTTCCCGGGCGCTTCCCCGCGGAGTTCCCCGAAGGAGAAGCCCTATACCGCGCCTGGTTGGAACTTCTCTCCGCCATGGGGGCCAACGCGGTGCGCACCTACACCCTCCTTCCCCCGGCCTTCTACCGGGCCCTCTTCCACCACAACAGGCTGCATCAAGACCGCCCTCTCTACCTCTTCCAGGGGGTATGGACAGAGCTCCCGGAGGAGGTGGGCTACGGAGACTGGGAAGGCCCCTTCATGGAGGCCTTTCTTCTGGAGGGCCGGGAGGTCATAGATGCCCTCCACGGCAACCTCCGCCGCCCGCCCAGGCCCGGCCACGCCCACGGGGACTACACCGCCGACGTCTCCCCCTGGACCCTGGGCCTCCTTGTGGGGCGGGAGTTTGAGCCCTACTCCGTGGCCGCCTACAACGGGCGCCACCCGGGGCGGGTCTACCGGGGCCGCTTCCTGGAGGCCCTCCCCGGAGCAAGCCCCTTTGAGGCCTACCTCGCCGAGGTTCTGGACCGCCTGGCCCAATACGAGTGGGAGGCCTACGGGACCCTTAGGCCCATGGGGTTTGTGAACTGGCCCACCCTGGACCCCTTGCGGTGGGAAAGCGAGGCCACCTTCCAGGAGGAATACGAGCTCCGCCGGGCTCGAGGGGAAGCGGTGGAGCCCCCCCGGGCGGGCCCCCTCCACGAGGAGGACGCGGTGAGCCTGGACCCTACCCACCTCCGCCCCGTCCCGGGAAGCCCCCTAAGCCTCTTCGCCGCTTACCACGTCTACCCCTACTACCCGGACTTCCTGGTGAACGAGCCTGAGCTCGCCCCCGGCCGCTACCGCAACTACCTGGCCCGCCTGAAGGCCCACCACCACCCCATGCCCCTCCTCATCGCCGAGTTCGGGCTTCCCTCAAGCCGGGGCACCGCCCACCTCCACCCCGAGGGGCTCCACCACGGGGGGCACGGGGAGGAGGAGCAGGCCGAGGGCGTCCTGAAGCTCTGGCGGGAGATCGCGGCGCTGGACCTGGCGGGGGGCATGGTCTTCGCCCTTTTGGACGAGTGGTTCAAGAAGAACTGGCTCGTGGCCCCCTTTGAAGTGCCCGCCGAGCGGGACCCCCTCTGGCACAACCTCCTGGACGCCGAGGAGAACTACGGGCTCCTCGCCGCCACCGCCAAGGACGCCTTCCGCCTGGACGGCCGGGCGGAGGAGTGGGAGGGGGTGCCCTTCCTCCTCCGGGAGGAAGGCCGCTTCCTCAAGGCCCACGCCGACCCGGAGCACCTCTGGCTCCTCTACCGGGGCCCCCTGCCCCTAAAGCTCTACCTGGACACGGTTCCGGGAGGGGTCCCGGTGGCCGAGGGCTTCGGGGCCGAGTTCTCCTTGGAGATCGGCCGAGAAGGGGGGAGGCTCCTCGTGGAGAAGGGGTACTACCCTTACGTGGAGCGCTCCCACGGCCTTCCCGGCACGGAGTACCTCCTCTTCCGGGGCTTCACCAAGCCGGGGGAGGGGCCCTTCGCGCCCTTCGTCCTGGAGCCCAACCGCCGCCGCACGGGACGGGACGGCACCGACTACCCCCGCCAAACCTACGAGCTGGGGGCCCTGAAGCGGGGGGAAGACCCCGAGGGGGCCCGCGACCCCACGGCGGACTACGCCCTGGGGCCCGAGGGGCTTCTTGAGGTGCGCCTCCCCTGGGGCATGCTCCTCGTCACCGACCCGAGCCGCCCCACCGCCTGGTACGCCCCAGAGCCCATCCCCATAGCGGGCATAAGCCTCCTCCTGGAGGGGACAAAGCCCCTCCGCTTCGCCTGGACCCCCTGGGAGGCCCCTGCCTTCGCCCTCCGGCTCAAACCCCTTTACTTCCGTCTGCGGGACCTCTGGCGAGGAGGGCCCTAA